A stretch of the Schistocerca serialis cubense isolate TAMUIC-IGC-003099 chromosome 2, iqSchSeri2.2, whole genome shotgun sequence genome encodes the following:
- the LOC126458342 gene encoding uncharacterized protein LOC126458342 — protein MMKTLVIVLLLAAAGSATVAQYARYEEVVRNPKETDLLYGSTLGPRNETWYFTTAATLTSIIIPSQISFCGSGPLVNGMYDEAIDLFVYETKLASSAAAVKTYLVASGSFKGAVSYGQELDIPLWNSTLSRAPRVLSYINPSSGYKYTLNIVFKTTGIYPWYTTRSLSTYSIVHAGTNVPGIAIGLSYALG, from the exons CAACAGTGGCGCAGTACGCACGCTACGAGGAGGTGGTGCGCAACCCCAAGGAAACGGACCTGCTGTACGGCTCCACCTTAGGACCTCGCAACGAGACGTGGTACTTCACCACCGCAGCCACCCTAACGTCCATCATCATCCCATCGCAGATCAGCTTCTGCGGCTCAG GTCCATTGGTGAATGGAATGTACGACGAGGCGATTGACCTTTTCGTGTACGAGACGAAACTCGCGAGCAGTGCGGCCGCGGTGAAGACGTACTTGGTAGCGTCTGGCTCCTTCAAGGGCGCCGTCAGCTACGGCCAGGAGCTGGACATCCCGCTATGGAACTCCACACTCAGTCGTGCTCCACGTGTCCTGAGTTACATCAACCCCAGCAGCGGCTACAAGTACACGCTCAACATCGTCTTCAAGACGACCGGCATATACCCGTGGTACACGACGAGGTCTCTGTCCACCTACTCCATCGTCCATGCTGGGACGAATGTACCTGGTATTGCTATCGGACTGTCGTACGCTCTTGGCTAA